One Malus sylvestris chromosome 14, drMalSylv7.2, whole genome shotgun sequence DNA segment encodes these proteins:
- the LOC126600875 gene encoding IQ domain-containing protein IQM6-like: protein MGFPVSCPLADFDDLDSHCGAVLVSPVSHRKEEERKPLQSLSSNTCCDLEPTATMKSPGSGNMNFEETINFKEMELDAVSANSPSGDVENNVSARAESGIGEKQQASENSFKEPRYQAALRLQKVYKSFRTRRQLADCAILVEQRWWKVLDFAELKRSSISFFDIQKPETAVSRWSRARTKAAKVGKGLSKDKKARKLALQHWLEAIDPRHRYGHNLHFYYARWLHCESKEPFFYWLDIGEGREVSHEVCPRSKLQTQCIKYLGPIERETYEIVVQDGKFVYKQSGNFLDTSEPKGTKWIFVLSTTKTLYVGQKSKGTFQHSSFLAGGATLSAGRLVVEQGILKSVWPHSGHYLPTEENFQEFMMFLLEHDVDLTNVQQTPADEEDGGFTKKISNIRISPRKPKETATTKTEGTGQHNNESRNEESNSAENPNPILSRLPERFCSKIGKLDIPQRNDAFDILKDGIPITCREYFIDSASDDDGYETAEESILTEEDFMVPKLNLFEEDQFEEDEKPVPKEKIMQRIDSHKGMKSYQLAQHLTSRWTTGAGPRIGCMRDYPLELQSRVLEQANFSPRTTARSPGLLIPSPLSREGTSSKSPLGHPSRSKRHNTIG, encoded by the exons ATGGGGTTTCCAGTATCCTGCCCACTTGCAGATTTTGATGATTTGGATAGCCATTGTGGGGCTGTTCTTGTAAGTCCAGTTAGTCAtaggaaagaagaagagaggaagcCATTGCAGTCATTGAGCTCCAACACCTGCTGTGATTTGGAACCAACCGCTACAATGAAGTCACCTGGTTCAGGAAATATGAACTTTGAAGAAACAATTAACTTTAAAGAGATGGAATTAGATGCCGTTTCAGCAAACTCACCTTCCGGGGATGTGGAAAACAATGTGTCTGCTAGAGCAGAAAGCGGTATTGGAGAGAAACAGCAGGCATCTGAGAACTCGTTCAAGGAGCCCAGATACCAGGCTGCATTGAGGTTGCAGAAAGTTTATAAGAGTTTTCGCACGAGAAGACAGCTTGCGGATTGTGCAATTCTTGTGGAGCAGAGATG GTGGAAGGTGCTCGATTTTGCTGAACTAAAGCGGAGCTCTATATCATTTTTCGACATTCAGAAACCTGAGACAGCTGTTTCTCGCTGGTCTCGGGCAAGAACTAAAGCTGCAAAG GTGGGAAAAGGTTTGTCGAAGGATAAAAAAGCACGTAAACTTGCTTTGCAGCATTGGCTTGAGGCA ATTGATCCTCGACATCGCTATGGCCACAATCTTCACTTTTACTACGCCAGATGGCTCCATTGCGAAAGTAAAGAACCCTTCTTCTATTG GCTCGATATAGGAGAAGGAAGAGAAGTCAGCCATGAAGTATGCCCTAGGTCGAAGCTTCAAACACAATGCATCAAGTATCTTGGCCCG ATCGAACGAGAGACTTACGAAATTGTAGTGCAGGATGGGAAGTTCGTGTACAAGCAGAGTGGAAACTTTCTTGACACATCAGAACCTAAAGGCACAAAGTGGATATTTGTGCTTAGCACAACCAAGACATTGTATGTTGGACAGAAGAGCAAGGGGACGTTTCAACATTCGAGTTTCTTGGCAGGCGGAGCAACACTTTCTGCTGGAAGATTAGTAGTGGAACAAGGAATTCTTAAG TCAGTTTGGCCTCACAGCGGGCATTATCTCCCCACAGAAGAAAACTTTCAGGAATTTATGATGTTCCTTTTGGAACACGACGTAGATCTCACAAATGTTCAG CAAACTCCAgctgatgaagaagatggaggcTTCACCAAAAAGATCAGCAACATCCGAATTAGCCCACGAAAACCAAAAGAAACCGCAACAACAAAAACCGAAGGCACAGGGCAACATAACAATGAATCAAGAAATGAGGAGTCTAATTCTGCGGAAAATCCCAACCCTATTCTGTCTAGATTACCCGAAAGATTCTGCTCAAAGATAGGCAAACTCGATATACCACAAAGGAACGATGCGTTTGACATTTTGAAGGACGGAATACCAATCACGTGTCGCGAATATTTCATAGATTCTGCCTCGGATGACGATGGTTATGAAACAGCTGAAGAATCAATCTTAACAGAAGAAGActtcatggtccctaaactgaACTTGTTCGAAGAAGACCAATTCGAAGAAGATGAAAAGCCAGTGCCAAAGGAGAAGATCATGCAGAGGATTGATTCACACAAGGGAATGAAGTCATACCAGTTGGCTCAGCATTTAACAAGCAGGTGGACAACAGGAGCTGGACCGCGAATTGGTTGCATGAGGGACTATCCTTTGGAGCTTCAGTCCCGGGTTCTGGAGCAAGCCAATTTTTCTCCAAGAACAACGGCAAGAAGTCCCGGGCTATTGATTCCGTCTCCTTTGAGTAGAGAGGGAACCTCCTCCAAAAGTCCCCTTGGACACCCGTCCAGGAGCAAGCGACACAACACCATAGGCTGA